A portion of the Tamandua tetradactyla isolate mTamTet1 chromosome 16, mTamTet1.pri, whole genome shotgun sequence genome contains these proteins:
- the LYPD4 gene encoding ly6/PLAUR domain-containing protein 4 encodes MGPPHLSPVRLLCLLGAISILPWAGALLCYEATASYFRAVTLHNWQWILMRSMVCKLREGCEETLLFFEAGTRRGVVGFKGCTPALSHPARTSYLVSPPGLSIASYSRVCRSYLCNNLTNLQPFVKLIAETPKSIGLSSHNCPSCLGEISKDCLPNFVTTESCPQDAFMCYSSTAQFLAGSLNTTILIMGCVPQRQKLLAAFRAVGSIRVIENLNILEKSEIAGAEPSIRGSALGFFLGLLMAFKD; translated from the exons ATGGGACCCCCGCATTTGAGCCCTGTGCGGCTGCTCTGCCTCCTAGGAGCCATCTCCATTCTTCCTT GGGCTGGGGCTCTTTTGTGCTATGAAGCAACGGCCTCATACTTCAGAGCTGTTACCCTCCATAACTGGCAGTGGATTCTGATGAGAAGCATGGTGTGCAAGCTGAGAGAAGGCTGTGAAGAGACACTGTTATTCTTCGAGGCAG GGACCAGAAGGGGAGTTGTGGGTTTTAAAGGTTGCACCCCAGCTTTGTCTCACCCCGCAAGAACCTCCTACCTCGTTTCACCGCCTGGACTCTCCATTGCCTCCTACAGCCGCGTCTGCCGGTCCTATCTCTGCAATAACCTCACCAACTTGCAACCTTTTGTGAAACTCATAGCTgaaactcccaagtcaataggacTCTCTTCCCATAATTGTCCAAGCTGTTTGGGCGAGATCTCTAAGGATTGCCTCCCCAATTTTGTCACCACTGAATCTTGTCCCCAAGATGCCTTTATGTGTTACAGCTCCACCGCACAATTTCTGGCAG GGTCTCTCAATACTACCATCCTCATTATGGGCTGTGTTCCTCAACGCCAGAAGCTTTTAGCAGCGTTTCGAGCCGTTGGGAGCATCAGAGTGATTGAAAATCTCAACATCTTAGAGAAATCCGAGATTGCAGGTGCAGAGCCTTCCATTCGGGGTTCTGCCTTGGGCTTTTTTTTAGGCCTCCTGATGGCCTTCAAAGACTGA